One genomic segment of Hordeum vulgare subsp. vulgare chromosome 2H, MorexV3_pseudomolecules_assembly, whole genome shotgun sequence includes these proteins:
- the LOC123430564 gene encoding annexin-like protein RJ4, protein MATITVPQVVPSPVEDAETLMKAFQGWGTDEQAVIFVLAHRDAAQRKLIRQAYEEKYNERLTDRLQSELSGDLQTAMGYWVLDPAERQAVIANAATKCIDEEYPVIVEIACANSPAELLEVKQAYHAIYKRSLEEDVAAGATGNLRNLLVALVSTYRYDGDEVDGGLARSEAKIIQEDVRNGVTADHGELIRVLGTRSRAQLGATFNCFRDEHGTTVTKALLHVSDPTGYARVLRTAARCIADTDKYFVKVLRNAMHKSGTDEESLARVVVMRAEKDLRGIKDEFHKRASVALEQAIAKETSGDFKTFIMALVGTSQ, encoded by the exons ATGGCCACGATCACAGTTCCTCAGGTTGTCCCTTCTCCGGTTGAAGATGCTGAAACACTCATGAAGGCCTTCCAAG GATGGGGCACCGACGAGCAGGCAGTCATCTTCGTACTAGCTCACCGGGACGCGGCGCAGAGGAAGCTGATCCGGCAGGCGTACGAAGAGAAATACAACGAGCGCCTCACCGACCGGCTCCAGTCAGAGCTTTCCGGCGATCTTCAG ACGGCGATGGGCTACTGGGTACTCGACCCCGCGGAGAGACAGGCCGTGATCGCCAACGCCGCCACGAAATGCATCGACGAGGAGTACCCCGTGATCGTGGAGATCGCGTGCGCCAACTCGCCCGCCGAGCTCCTGGAGGTGAAGCAGGCCTACCACGCCATCTACAAGCGCTCGCTGGAGGAAGACGTCGCCGCCGGCGCCACGGGAAACCTCCGTAAC CTCTTGGTCGCTCTGGTGAGCACCTACAGGTACGACGGCGACGAGGTGGACGGCGGGCTGGCCAGATCGGAGGCGAAGATCATTCAGGAGGACGTGAGAAACGGCGTCACGGCGGACCACGGGGAGCTCATCAGGGTCCTGGGCACCAGGAGCAGAGCCCAGCTCGGCGCCACGTTCAACTGCTTCAGAGACGAGCACGGCACCACCGTCACCAAG GCCCTGCTGCATGTGTCCGATCCGACGGGCTACGCGCGCGTGCTGCGGACGGCGGCGAGGTGCATCGCCGACACGGACAAGTACTTCGTCAAGGTCCTGAGGAACGCGATGCATAAGTCGGGGACCGACGAGGAGAGCCTGGCCCGGGTGGTGGTGATGCGCGCGGAGAAGGACCTCAGGGGCATCAAGGACGAGTTCCACAAGAGGGCGTCGGTTGCCTTGGAGCAAGCCATCGCCAAGGAAACCTCCGGTGACTTCAAGACCTTCATCATGGCTCTTGTCGGAACGAGCCAATAA